One part of the Suncus etruscus isolate mSunEtr1 chromosome 2, mSunEtr1.pri.cur, whole genome shotgun sequence genome encodes these proteins:
- the LOC126001972 gene encoding LOW QUALITY PROTEIN: protein CDV3 homolog (The sequence of the model RefSeq protein was modified relative to this genomic sequence to represent the inferred CDS: inserted 1 base in 1 codon), with protein sequence MQISEKEGDNEKREDPGDNWEEGGGGGTSGXEKSSGPWNKTASVQAPPTPVIVTETPESAMTSGVYSPPGAGLTTTRKTPQGPPEINSDTQFPSLQSTAKRVESRKY encoded by the exons ATGCAGATAAGTGAAAAAGAAGGTGataatgaaaaaagagaagatCCAGGTGATAATTGGGAAGAAGGAGGCGGTGGCGGTACTAGTG GAGAAAAATCTTCAGGTCCTTGGAATAAAACAGCTTCTGTACAAGCACCTCCTACTCCAGTAATAGTTACAGAAACTCCAGAATCAGCGATGACTAGTGGTGTGTATAGTCCACCTGGGGCCGGGTTAACCACAACAAGAAAAACGCCACAAGGCCCACCAGAAATTAATAGCGATACACAATTCCCATCCCTGCAGTCCACTGCCAAACGTGTAGAAAGCCGGAAATACTGA